The Rosa rugosa chromosome 1, drRosRugo1.1, whole genome shotgun sequence genomic sequence TTAGGCCCATACACCTTGTGCCCGCTCAACGACATCAAGCTCACATTCCACCTATCCACATCAATCGGAATCTTCCCCAACGCCTGAGCAGCATCAGTGTGAAACGGAATCTTGAACTCCTTGCAAATTTCTCCGATTTCCTCCATAGGTTGAATCACACCGATTTCATTGTTCACTGCCATAACTGAGACCAGTCCGGTATCGGGCCGGATCGCGGCCCGGAGCTGGTCCAGGTCGATGAGCCCGTCGGGCTTCACCGGGAGGTAGGTGATGTCGAAACCCTCCTGCTGGAGATGGCGGCAGGAGTCGAGGACGCACTTGTGCTCCGTCTGGGTGGTGATGACGTGGCGCTTCTTGTCCCTGTAGAAGTGCATGACGCCCTTGACGGAGATGTTGTTGCACTCCGTGGCGCCGGAGGTGAAGACGATCTCCTTGGGGGACGCGCCGATTAAGTCGGCGACTTGTGCGCGGGCGGCTTCGACGGCGGAGTCGGACTCCCAGCCGTACATGTGGGTCCGGGAGTGGGGGTTGCCGTAGCGGGTGAGGTAGTAGGGGAGCATGGCGTCGACGACTCTGGGGTCCACCGGCGACGTGGCCTGCATGTCCAGGTAGAGCGGCCGGCCGGAGATTTTGACCCCCTTCATGTAAACCCCATCGGCGGCCTCCTCGTACGGCTCGACGGCGGCCGCGGAGGCGGCGCGGAAGAAGGAGGAGGGTTTGGAAATGGGGGCATGGGGGGTCAGGGCTTTGCGGAGAGCTGAAGCTAGAAGCTTCGAAGCCATGTTTGGGTTTTTGGGGGGTTTGGGTTTTCGTCTCTGTGCGGCAAAGGGGTTTCAGTATAGAGAGCTTTCACCGACTTGTTCAAGATGAAGGTGAACACGTGGGAGGTTGTGAACCCTGGGTTACCAAAACGGTAACGTTTTATAGATTTGGTCCCTTTGGGACGCGTCTCGCTTTGCTTTAAATAACACCAAAGACTCCATCTTTTTCACTTCTTTTCTACACCTTTTTGCACACCCAGATTTCAGATCCAAAATTTAGGTGTGGGAAGGAGGAGATTGAAGAAGATACACTAACCAGAACCCATTGCTTCGAATCTTTCATCTCTTCAAAAACCCACCTTGTGTTTAGTACAAAAGGTGGAGTCTTTATAGTTTAACTACCGCCATTGTTCGCGTACTTCCAAATATTTTCAGTTTTGGTAACTTCCCTTGCCAAAACCAAAAAGGGGTTTACTTTTTAGGCTTGGCAGAATCTAAGGGCCTGCAGGTTCTTCTGGTATGTCTTTTCCGTACTAATATTTCACTCTTCCCTTTGACATTGTCAGATTTTGCCAAATGTTGCTGGAATTGGATTTGGTGTTGTGCTTGTTTAGATCTGAGTTTTGCTCTGCTTGCTGTAACTGTTATTTAGTGCTGTAATTGCAATTACTAGAAGTGGGACTTTGTGTTGGATTGATTTAGTTGGAGAGTGTATGTTTGTGGGTGAACTCAAGTGGATTTTATTAAGGATTttgaaaattctcattggtgatAACAATGTCAAACAAGGTGGATGGGATGTTGTTTATGGGGTTGCTAGTTGGGTTTCGGTTATGGTCTAGTTGAATCATGGTGCTTGGCTAAAGTTTGATGTGCACAGTTTATGCTAAATTCTCTTACGCTCTTTCTTCTGCTATGATATGTAGATCAGCTTAAGTGAACATATATTTTGTTTGCTGATTCTTGATTTATGAAACTAAGAAATGTACAATGTATGTGTTTCTTTGAGCTGAAGGGAAAATTGTATTTTTGTTTCCCTTTTCTGATTACAAGCATTGAACTTTTATCAGGTGTCATAAAGAGGATATATAGGTTGAACCTTGAAGATATTCAGGATGTTCAAGCTATCTCCTCGCAGGAACCCGAGATCTAAAGGTTTCAAGGTGAAGCATGCACTGCAAATATGTCTTTTGGCGGGTGTCTGCATCTGGCTAGTTTACCAAGTCAAGCAGTCTCAAGTCAAGAAATCACAGTTGGCTGCAAGCATAAAAGATGGCGATGGAATTGTAAATTTAGGAAGAAAGGCCCTCAACCCTCTTCGGGAGGAAACTGTTGTTGAAGATGCAAggcacaaggaggaggaggaagaagaagaaaacaggaATGTGGAAGAGCCAAACAAGCCTGTAGAGATCGATAATGTTGGAGGAGGCAGTGGAGAAGACCAGATAAATGAAAATGATCAGCCTAAAGTTGAAGAAACAAGGGATGATCATGTTGATTCAGTAGAAGGAGATAAAGAAACGGAAGTGACAAGAGAGACTATTAATGAGGAGGGCACTGTGAATGAAGATGAACAGATCAAGGATGATGTGGATGGAAACACGAAGAATGAAGATGTCAAAGAGAATGAGACTGAGGAGAGCAATGAAAGGGTAACTGAAGAGGTCAAAGAGAAAGAAAGTGAAGAGGTGAAGGAGACTGAAGTGACCAAAGAgaaagaaggtgaagaggtgaAGGAGAATGAAGAGACCAAGGAGGAAGGAACATCGGAGGAGAGTCAAGGGGAGGTCAATAAGGAGGAGGGGGAAGAGCACAATGAGACAGATAAAGAAAAGGAGGCAGAAGAGAAGGAAGGTGATAAGATTGAACAGGTGATTTTAGCTGATGACCGGCTTCAAGATGGAGGTGAAAAACATAATGAGGGGGCAAGAGAAGAGCATTACAAGGCTGATGATGCTTCCAGTGCTGTGGCTCATGAAACTCAAAATGTATCAGCCAATGATGAACAAGGTGGTTCAGAAAACACTAATAAATCAGAGCAGTCAGTTGACAAAGAAAAGCAGGAGTTTCAGCAGGAGAACAATGCAAATAGCACTGTAGTGGATAAAGACCAAAACAAGTCGGTCTCAAACAGGGAAGCAGTGGAAAGCAGTGAAAAGAATGATACTAATAATGCTACCGTAACCGAAGTGGTTTCTGAGGGTAATCCTTCTGAAACAGAGAATGGTTCTAAATCCAGTTCAACACTGGCCACAGAATCATTAGAGCAGCAGCAAGTGGACACCAAAAAAGATGAGTCTGCTCAGCAAACTGTTGTCACAGAACACACTGAGAGATCTGATGTAGCTGCTAACAGTGGGCAACAAGACTCTGGCACAACAGCTTCCACCACAACTGAGAAGGGAGATACAACTAATGGAGAATCCAAAAAAGATGACTCCGCTCAGCAAAATGTTGTCACAGAGCAAACCGAGAGATCTGATGTAGCTGCTAACAGTGAGCAACAAGACTCTGGCACAACAGCTTCCACCACAACTCAGAAGGGAGATACAACTAATGGAGAATCCACAGATAATTCTACTAATTCTGAATCAGTTGTGACAGATAATCAGATTGTCAACTCCAATACATCTACAGAAAAAGAGAGTGGTTCTGCATCTTCAGACATGAACATTGTTCAAAAGACAAATAGTGACACTGTGGAAGAAGGAACACAAGAAAGTATACTAACGCAGAAAACAAATGACAACGTAGATAATGGTGCAGGGCAACAAGTTGATTCTTCTAATTCTGCAGAACAGCAAGAGAAAGATGCATCCTCAAGCACAGATAACAAATCTGATGCAGGCCAGAATGAAAATGACAGTGCTGTTCAGAACAACCCAAACGACAATGCAAATGGCAACGGCAATACGGATGCAAACCATGGAGAATCAGGTGACTCTTCCAATTCTTCTGTATCACAAGAGAAAGAGGCATCTCAAAACACAGATAGTAATGCTGATTCAGAAcagaaagagaatgagaatgTTGTTCAAAGCAATACTGATGACAATGCAGATGCGGGCCAAAAGGAATCAGTTAATACTTCAGTATTCTCAGACACCAATGCTGAGACAGGGGATAATCAAAAGGAGAATGTCGCTCAGAGCAACGCAAATGAGAATGTGGTCCAGAGCAACACAAATGAGAATGTTGTTCAGAGCAACGCGAATGAGAATGTCGGTCACAGCAACGCAAATGAGAATGTCGTTCAGAGCAACACAAAAGAGAATGAAGGTGCAGGCGGAGAAGAATCTGGCAATGCTCAGAAGGAGAATGAAGCTTCAACAAGCACAAATGACAACACTGAGGCACAGAATGTCAATGTTGATTCTTCAAATTCTTTGATCCctgaagaagagaaagaggcTCGTATAGACCTGGACACTTTGCCAGAAAGCAAAGTTGAAGTCCATAACAATGATGCTGCAGAGTGACACATTTGGTCACTGTTTATTGAACACGCCTGTATGTCAATTTGTTTTTCGTCTTTTTCTTCCAAGGTAATTAGGGATAACTGTAATGTTCTTTGTTCATTATATTTCATTGTGATTATAGTGCTAAAGATTAAATATCAATCAACTTTCAAGGTGCTGTTTGAGTTGTAAATTCTACGTTTTGAGAATGCACAATTTGGATgctgtttttcttcttctatcttcTGAAGTTTGTCTTCAATCTTTCATTTCAATATTTGATTCCTCTGTTTGGTACTAATGCTCTAAATCATCGCATATACTTTTCAAGATGTTCAATTCATCATCAAAGTCTTGCTTCATAGCCTAAAgggtgctctctctctctcaagatcTTTGTTTGACAGATGCGCAGTGGAACCGACTGACCCCTACCTAAGCAGAGACTTGAGAAAATTGACACTTGAGTATGCTCAACTTGACATGAAAATAATGTCCGAACCGAGTTAGGGAAGGATAAATTACTTGCATTGTAAGACAAAATACTGAGATAGGGAAGGAGAAATTACTTGACCAGTTGATTGTGATATAAACTGATTGTGGACATTAGatctcaaaaggaaaagaaatccAAATATGTATACTTCTCCATCCTTTTCTGTTCTCGGTGGTTGAGCAATTTTGCATTCAGCAACAGTAATTTGCCTGATTTTCATCCTCTTTCACCacttataaatttataattaaaattCTGGTCTGGTACATGATTTTGGCTTCAAAATTGTTAATGGTGGAATTTGTGCCGGGCATGACTTGGTGACCAATGCAGGGTATGTGGAACATATTAATAAATGAATTGCCCAAGCTAGTCACAAAACATTCCCATCAAGTGATATAATCAGTCAACTGAAAGGAGACAACCCATCAAAACCATCTTATTTTTGTGTGCCAATGATTACAAACAAGAGACCGAACAACTTGACAAAAGGTCTGGATCCAGATTTCATAATGCAAAATAAGTGCAGGCATTGATATCCAACAAATTTCCAAGCGAGCCAGCCTAACTCTGTTTTGAcatgaaaaagaacaagaatTATTCCAAATGGTATCTCACTGAAATGTGCCACAA encodes the following:
- the LOC133722438 gene encoding cysteine desulfurase, mitochondrial; its protein translation is MASKLLASALRKALTPHAPISKPSSFFRAASAAAVEPYEEAADGVYMKGVKISGRPLYLDMQATSPVDPRVVDAMLPYYLTRYGNPHSRTHMYGWESDSAVEAARAQVADLIGASPKEIVFTSGATECNNISVKGVMHFYRDKKRHVITTQTEHKCVLDSCRHLQQEGFDITYLPVKPDGLIDLDQLRAAIRPDTGLVSVMAVNNEIGVIQPMEEIGEICKEFKIPFHTDAAQALGKIPIDVDRWNVSLMSLSGHKVYGPKGVGALYMRRRPRIRVEPQMNGGGQERGIRSGTVPTPLVVGMGTACEIAKKEMEYDQKRISQLQERMLSGIRGQLDEVVVNGSTERRYPGNLNLSFAYVEGESLLMGLKEVAVSSGSACTSASLEPSYVLRALGVDEDMAHTSIRFGIGRFTTEEEIDRAVQLTVQQVKKLRELSPLYEMVKEGINIKDIQWSQH
- the LOC133722429 gene encoding uncharacterized protein LOC133722429 yields the protein MFKLSPRRNPRSKGFKVKHALQICLLAGVCIWLVYQVKQSQVKKSQLAASIKDGDGIVNLGRKALNPLREETVVEDARHKEEEEEEENRNVEEPNKPVEIDNVGGGSGEDQINENDQPKVEETRDDHVDSVEGDKETEVTRETINEEGTVNEDEQIKDDVDGNTKNEDVKENETEESNERVTEEVKEKESEEVKETEVTKEKEGEEVKENEETKEEGTSEESQGEVNKEEGEEHNETDKEKEAEEKEGDKIEQVILADDRLQDGGEKHNEGAREEHYKADDASSAVAHETQNVSANDEQGGSENTNKSEQSVDKEKQEFQQENNANSTVVDKDQNKSVSNREAVESSEKNDTNNATVTEVVSEGNPSETENGSKSSSTLATESLEQQQVDTKKDESAQQTVVTEHTERSDVAANSGQQDSGTTASTTTEKGDTTNGESKKDDSAQQNVVTEQTERSDVAANSEQQDSGTTASTTTQKGDTTNGESTDNSTNSESVVTDNQIVNSNTSTEKESGSASSDMNIVQKTNSDTVEEGTQESILTQKTNDNVDNGAGQQVDSSNSAEQQEKDASSSTDNKSDAGQNENDSAVQNNPNDNANGNGNTDANHGESGDSSNSSVSQEKEASQNTDSNADSEQKENENVVQSNTDDNADAGQKESVNTSVFSDTNAETGDNQKENVAQSNANENVVQSNTNENVVQSNANENVGHSNANENVVQSNTKENEGAGGEESGNAQKENEASTSTNDNTEAQNVNVDSSNSLIPEEEKEARIDLDTLPESKVEVHNNDAAE